In Symmachiella dynata, the following are encoded in one genomic region:
- a CDS encoding response regulator, which yields MRVVNFGDAGGAMDQNTVGRPMEILLVEDSLTFARIAFGALKKGAVQHRLTWVTDGEEAIEFLYQRGKFSRAPRPDLILLDLGLPKKDGREVLTEIKHDEELKQIPVVVMTASTNAIDIQRSEELQVQSYMTKPLNLKKFRKLVKELARYWQKDMILPAEPAVD from the coding sequence ATGAGAGTTGTCAATTTCGGCGACGCAGGTGGTGCAATGGACCAGAACACGGTCGGCAGGCCCATGGAAATCCTCTTGGTGGAGGACAGCCTCACCTTTGCGCGGATTGCGTTCGGCGCACTGAAAAAAGGGGCCGTTCAACACCGACTCACCTGGGTGACCGACGGCGAAGAGGCGATCGAATTCCTCTACCAACGCGGCAAGTTCTCCCGCGCTCCCCGCCCCGACTTGATTCTGCTTGATCTCGGCTTGCCCAAAAAAGACGGCCGCGAGGTCCTGACGGAGATCAAACATGACGAGGAATTGAAACAGATCCCCGTCGTGGTCATGACCGCCTCGACCAACGCCATCGACATCCAACGCAGCGAAGAACTGCAAGTTCAGAGCTACATGACCAAACCGCTGAATCTGAAAAAGTTCCGAAAACTGGTCAAGGAACTCGCCCGCTATTGGCAGAAAGACATGATTCTGCCGGCTGAGCCTGCCGTTGACTGA
- a CDS encoding arylsulfatase, with protein MRAFLILVGLCGLVGFVDAATVAAADRPNVILIMTDDQGYGDLGATGNPLIRTPNIDAMAKRSAQMERFYVSPVCAPTRACLMTGRYNYRTRAIDTYIGRAMMETDEVTIAEMLGAAGYATGIFGKWHLGDNYPIRAMDQGFQESFVIRGGGIGQPSDPPGGEGKYTDPILFHNGQEAPQTGYCTDLYFDAAMNWIETQHDSRTPFFAYIPTNAPHGPFDDVPETEYAQYKKVDLGNDQFPQETGHRLPKKANQDKRARIFAMISNVDANVGRLFEKLDALKITDNTVVIFMVDNGPNGMRYVAGMRGMKSRVHEGGVRSPFYVHWPARLKAGQSSDRIAAHIDVLPTLLDACEVPVPEGVQLDGRSVLPLLEGKADDWPDRTIYIQAHRGDVPVRFHNFVAINQDWTLLNDSGFGREKLPRPPKFELYDMTADPLQMHNVVAEQADVAKQMRQAYETWFDDVSSTREDNYAPPRIYLGTPHENPVVLTRQDWRRTSRDSGWQPDSRGYWELFVATAGRYDVTVTYKPRAYKETLSLKMGGKTLTADVAADSTEHTFRDVELTAGDARLTLDLVRVGKREAVRGPWQVSVSKQAETTK; from the coding sequence ATGAGAGCGTTCCTAATCTTGGTCGGGTTGTGCGGTCTGGTTGGATTCGTGGATGCGGCGACCGTTGCGGCGGCGGATCGGCCGAATGTGATTCTGATCATGACCGACGATCAGGGGTACGGCGACTTGGGGGCAACGGGCAATCCGTTGATTCGCACGCCGAATATCGATGCGATGGCCAAACGCAGTGCGCAGATGGAGCGGTTTTATGTCTCGCCGGTCTGCGCCCCAACGCGAGCCTGCTTGATGACGGGCCGCTACAACTACCGCACGCGGGCGATCGATACTTACATTGGGCGGGCGATGATGGAGACCGATGAGGTGACGATTGCCGAAATGCTCGGCGCCGCCGGATACGCGACAGGCATCTTCGGCAAATGGCATTTGGGAGACAACTATCCGATCCGCGCGATGGACCAGGGATTTCAGGAATCATTCGTGATCCGTGGCGGTGGGATTGGGCAACCCTCTGATCCCCCAGGCGGCGAAGGCAAATACACCGATCCGATACTGTTTCACAACGGCCAAGAGGCGCCGCAAACAGGGTATTGCACCGACCTCTATTTCGACGCAGCAATGAATTGGATCGAGACGCAACATGATTCCCGTACTCCGTTTTTCGCTTACATTCCGACCAACGCACCCCACGGACCGTTTGATGACGTCCCGGAAACGGAGTACGCGCAGTACAAGAAAGTCGACCTAGGGAACGACCAATTTCCGCAGGAGACGGGACACCGTTTGCCGAAAAAAGCGAACCAAGACAAACGAGCGCGGATATTTGCGATGATCAGCAATGTCGATGCGAATGTTGGCCGCTTGTTTGAAAAACTGGACGCGCTCAAGATCACCGACAATACAGTGGTGATTTTCATGGTCGACAACGGCCCCAACGGCATGCGTTATGTCGCTGGGATGCGGGGCATGAAATCACGCGTCCATGAAGGGGGCGTCCGCTCGCCGTTTTATGTGCATTGGCCGGCGCGGTTGAAAGCGGGGCAAAGCTCCGACCGCATTGCGGCACATATCGATGTGTTACCAACGTTGCTGGACGCCTGTGAGGTCCCGGTGCCCGAGGGAGTCCAACTGGATGGGCGGAGCGTTTTGCCGTTGTTGGAAGGCAAAGCAGACGATTGGCCTGATCGCACGATTTATATTCAGGCACATCGCGGGGATGTCCCGGTCCGCTTTCATAATTTTGTCGCCATCAATCAAGATTGGACGCTATTAAACGATTCTGGTTTCGGCCGCGAAAAATTGCCGCGGCCTCCGAAGTTTGAATTGTATGACATGACGGCCGATCCACTGCAAATGCACAACGTTGTTGCCGAGCAGGCTGATGTCGCCAAGCAAATGCGGCAGGCATATGAAACCTGGTTCGACGATGTTAGTAGCACGCGTGAGGACAACTATGCTCCGCCGCGCATTTATCTCGGTACGCCGCACGAAAACCCAGTGGTCCTCACCCGCCAAGATTGGCGGCGCACCAGTCGTGACAGCGGTTGGCAACCCGATTCACGCGGCTACTGGGAATTGTTCGTAGCGACAGCAGGGCGTTACGACGTGACCGTGACCTATAAGCCGCGTGCATATAAAGAGACGTTGTCGTTAAAAATGGGGGGCAAAACCTTAACGGCCGATGTGGCGGCGGATTCCACGGAGCACACGTTTCGTGACGTGGAGCTGACCGCCGGGGACGCGCGGTTGACACTCGACTTGGTGCGCGTTGGAAAACGTGAAGCGGTCCGTGGGCCGTGGCAGGTCTCGGTCAGCAAACAGGCTGAAACGACAAAGTAG
- a CDS encoding sugar-transfer associated ATP-grasp domain-containing protein, with product MANTDFALDQKTETPGLEYLRWMQEATVQGKGLGGLVREIAGLMWGPGKLQPNEYFMYKLYDDQRYGADVKKTFLGAQRHHELLAALDMPWPKIANDKPTLTALLRGHELPIPETQAMRHAARTFPGAKPLFSREDVLRFLREEANYPLFTKPTAGACSLGVANIESYDADADCLLTSDGRQVSVEDFADQAEQFAADGYLFQSRLTPHPQMADIVGNRISTVRMFVLVDEQGPVLLRAAWKIPGAETVADNFWRAGNMLGGVDVETGDVTRVLMRTAEGTEPVEEHPVTGTKFDGLTFPEWDAMKDLVMRGAAAVPSCHLQGWDVALTDQGPVLIELEGDGGDSIMEQLCFDTGLLQGRYLDFLNKAMLQRKENAKSAKRRSRKKLWANLSQLNMNAQRSGETESEPTTTHSA from the coding sequence ATGGCGAATACCGATTTTGCATTGGATCAAAAAACCGAAACTCCCGGCTTGGAATACCTACGCTGGATGCAAGAGGCGACCGTGCAAGGCAAAGGCCTGGGTGGACTGGTTCGCGAAATCGCCGGCCTGATGTGGGGACCGGGCAAGTTGCAGCCGAACGAATACTTTATGTACAAGCTCTACGACGATCAGCGTTATGGGGCCGATGTCAAAAAAACCTTCTTGGGCGCTCAGCGGCACCACGAATTGCTCGCCGCTCTCGACATGCCCTGGCCCAAAATCGCCAACGACAAGCCGACTTTAACGGCGCTGTTGCGGGGCCACGAATTGCCGATCCCCGAAACACAAGCCATGCGGCACGCCGCTCGGACTTTTCCGGGAGCGAAACCGCTGTTCAGTCGTGAAGACGTACTGCGATTTCTCCGCGAAGAAGCCAACTATCCACTGTTCACAAAACCAACCGCCGGTGCCTGTAGTTTGGGCGTGGCCAATATCGAATCCTACGACGCCGACGCTGATTGCCTGTTGACCAGCGACGGACGGCAGGTCTCGGTCGAAGATTTCGCCGATCAAGCTGAACAATTCGCGGCCGATGGCTACTTGTTCCAATCACGACTCACGCCACACCCTCAGATGGCCGACATCGTCGGAAACCGCATCAGCACGGTGCGTATGTTCGTGCTGGTGGACGAGCAAGGTCCGGTGTTGTTGCGAGCTGCTTGGAAAATCCCGGGCGCCGAAACAGTGGCCGACAACTTTTGGCGCGCCGGCAACATGCTGGGTGGCGTCGATGTCGAGACGGGCGACGTCACGCGGGTGTTGATGCGAACGGCTGAAGGCACCGAACCAGTCGAGGAACATCCGGTGACCGGCACCAAATTCGACGGTCTGACATTCCCCGAATGGGATGCGATGAAAGATCTCGTCATGCGAGGCGCAGCGGCGGTTCCCTCGTGCCACCTGCAAGGTTGGGATGTGGCGCTGACCGATCAAGGCCCCGTGCTGATTGAACTGGAAGGCGACGGCGGCGATTCGATCATGGAACAACTCTGTTTCGATACCGGATTGCTGCAAGGCCGTTACTTGGACTTCCTGAACAAGGCCATGCTGCAACGCAAAGAAAACGCCAAGTCCGCCAAACGCCGCTCACGCAAAAAGCTGTGGGCCAATCTCTCGCAGTTGAACATGAACGCACAACGCAGCGGCGAAACGGAGAGTGAACCGACCACGACGCACAGTGCGTGA
- the fusA gene encoding elongation factor G yields the protein MKNLEKLRNIGISAHIDSGKTTLTERMLFYCGRIHRMNEVKGGGDGATMDHMELEKERGITITSAATRVEWNGNPINVIDTPGHVDFTVEVERSLRVLDGAILVLCAVGGVQSQSLTVDRQMKRYHTPRIAFINKMDRTGADPFSVIQQIEEKLGCTPLPLQIPIGKEQDLEGIVDLVNMKAIYFDGTDGEIVRYEEIPEKVADLANEYREHMLETLSLFSDELMETLLEEGDVDVATIKALIREVTLRQDLTPVMMGTAFKNKGVQPLLDAVYDYLPSPLDREITAMDVSNVKEGEEGESVILESDSEKPLVAMAFKTVVETFGQLTYMRIYQGSLVKGQTYRNTRTGNNVRFGRIVRMHADDREDVDLAEAGDIVAVIGVDCASGDTFCGDGVDYALENIFVPEPVIRLSVEPIKRDGADKLAKALQRFRREDPTFRVETDQESAQTIIAGMGQLHLEVYLERIRREYKVECLVGEPRVAYRESPTRPVEFNHKHKKQTGGSGQFAHIVGKLVPLPEDAPEPYEFIDEVTGGRIPKEYIPAVNQGFQRALVKGPLCECEVVGVQMVLQDGSYHDVDSSDMAFNIAAFNCMRDALKNSKMALLEPIMKLDVEIPTEYQGPVVGHLSGLRGIMTSSEDRSGSCFILAEVPLASMFDYANELRSMTQGKGSFSMEFSHYKQTPKSVQEEVVERRRAEKEEKLAMAR from the coding sequence ATGAAAAACTTAGAAAAACTTCGCAACATCGGCATTTCGGCCCATATTGACTCCGGTAAGACGACGCTCACCGAGCGGATGTTGTTTTATTGCGGCCGTATCCACCGCATGAATGAAGTCAAAGGTGGCGGTGACGGCGCGACCATGGACCACATGGAACTGGAAAAAGAACGGGGGATTACGATCACCTCCGCCGCGACACGCGTGGAGTGGAACGGGAATCCAATCAACGTCATCGATACGCCGGGACACGTGGACTTCACGGTCGAAGTCGAGCGTTCGTTGCGCGTGCTTGACGGGGCCATACTCGTGCTGTGCGCTGTGGGTGGCGTTCAAAGCCAGTCGCTCACCGTGGACCGCCAAATGAAACGGTATCACACCCCGCGGATTGCGTTCATTAACAAAATGGACCGCACCGGTGCCGATCCGTTCAGCGTGATTCAGCAAATCGAAGAGAAGTTGGGATGCACCCCGCTGCCTTTGCAAATTCCGATCGGCAAAGAGCAGGACCTCGAAGGCATCGTTGATCTCGTCAATATGAAGGCGATTTATTTCGACGGCACGGACGGCGAGATTGTTCGCTACGAAGAGATCCCGGAGAAAGTCGCCGACTTGGCAAACGAATATCGCGAACACATGCTGGAGACTTTGTCGCTGTTCAGCGATGAGTTGATGGAAACGTTGCTCGAAGAGGGCGACGTGGATGTCGCCACCATTAAAGCGTTGATCCGCGAAGTGACCCTCCGTCAAGATCTGACGCCGGTCATGATGGGGACCGCATTTAAGAACAAAGGTGTTCAGCCGTTGCTCGACGCTGTTTATGATTATCTTCCCAGCCCGTTGGATCGCGAAATCACGGCGATGGATGTTTCCAACGTCAAGGAAGGCGAAGAGGGTGAGTCGGTCATCTTGGAATCGGATTCCGAAAAACCGCTGGTAGCGATGGCCTTCAAAACGGTTGTCGAAACGTTCGGTCAATTGACCTACATGCGAATCTACCAAGGTTCGTTGGTCAAAGGGCAAACCTACCGCAACACCCGGACCGGGAACAACGTGAGATTTGGCCGGATTGTCCGGATGCACGCTGACGATCGCGAAGATGTCGATTTGGCCGAAGCCGGCGATATTGTCGCGGTGATCGGTGTCGATTGTGCGTCGGGTGATACGTTCTGCGGCGACGGTGTCGACTATGCGTTGGAAAACATTTTCGTGCCCGAACCGGTCATTCGACTTTCCGTAGAACCGATCAAGCGGGACGGTGCGGACAAACTGGCGAAGGCGTTGCAGCGGTTCCGCCGCGAAGATCCCACGTTCCGCGTGGAAACGGACCAAGAATCGGCCCAAACGATCATCGCAGGGATGGGCCAGTTGCACTTGGAGGTTTACCTCGAACGTATTCGCCGCGAATACAAAGTGGAATGCCTTGTGGGTGAGCCGCGGGTGGCCTATCGAGAAAGTCCGACAAGGCCGGTTGAGTTCAATCACAAGCATAAAAAGCAAACGGGTGGTTCCGGACAATTTGCACACATCGTGGGCAAACTGGTTCCATTGCCGGAAGATGCCCCGGAGCCGTACGAGTTTATTGATGAAGTGACCGGTGGCCGTATTCCCAAGGAATATATCCCGGCCGTCAACCAAGGTTTTCAACGTGCATTGGTCAAAGGACCGCTGTGCGAATGCGAAGTGGTGGGCGTACAGATGGTGCTGCAAGATGGTAGCTACCACGATGTCGACTCATCGGACATGGCGTTTAATATTGCGGCGTTCAACTGCATGCGAGATGCTCTGAAGAATTCCAAAATGGCATTGTTAGAGCCGATCATGAAGTTAGACGTCGAAATCCCCACGGAGTACCAAGGACCCGTTGTCGGACATCTGTCCGGCCTGCGGGGAATTATGACCTCCAGCGAAGACCGTTCGGGAAGCTGCTTCATTTTGGCCGAGGTTCCGTTGGCTAGCATGTTTGATTATGCCAACGAACTGCGGAGCATGACGCAAGGCAAAGGCTCGTTTAGCATGGAGTTTTCACACTACAAGCAAACGCCGAAGTCGGTGCAAGAAGAAGTGGTGGAACGTCGTCGTGCGGAGAAGGAAGAAAAATTGGCGATGGCCCGCTAA
- a CDS encoding CAAX prenyl protease-related protein codes for MSTPDENRDLAPSASGSSPILAYVLPFVLFMVLGAAEGWEPLKPYYPFVYTAKIAIVLGCWCYFRRRYPAPSTAGLGWGILAGIVGVIVWIGLWNLNLERHIADILPSWLYSAERIGYDPFTAITSTGGAWAFIAVRLCGLALVVPLMEEVFWRGFLIRYLVKDDFESVPVGTFTPWSFSAVVVLFTLAHPELLAAAIWCAGINWVLYRTKNLWACITAHAVTNLLLGVYILATGSWALW; via the coding sequence ATGTCCACTCCTGACGAAAACAGGGATCTTGCCCCCTCTGCTTCCGGCTCCAGTCCGATTTTGGCGTATGTGCTCCCGTTTGTGCTGTTCATGGTACTCGGTGCCGCGGAGGGTTGGGAACCGCTCAAACCGTATTATCCATTCGTTTACACCGCCAAGATCGCCATCGTACTGGGCTGTTGGTGCTATTTCCGTCGTCGCTACCCTGCCCCTTCGACCGCCGGCCTTGGCTGGGGCATCCTGGCGGGCATTGTTGGTGTTATTGTTTGGATTGGGCTGTGGAACCTCAATCTTGAACGACATATTGCTGACATCCTGCCGAGTTGGCTGTATTCCGCTGAGCGCATCGGCTACGACCCGTTCACGGCTATTACCTCGACCGGCGGCGCCTGGGCGTTCATCGCTGTCCGTCTGTGCGGCTTGGCGCTGGTCGTGCCGTTGATGGAAGAGGTTTTCTGGCGCGGGTTTTTGATTCGGTATCTGGTCAAAGATGACTTCGAATCGGTCCCGGTCGGCACGTTCACCCCTTGGAGTTTTTCCGCCGTGGTCGTGCTCTTTACATTAGCGCACCCGGAACTCCTAGCCGCCGCCATTTGGTGCGCCGGCATCAACTGGGTGTTGTACCGGACTAAAAACCTCTGGGCCTGTATCACTGCGCATGCGGTGACGAATCTGTTGCTCGGGGTCTATATCCTCGCCACTGGCTCCTGGGCGCTCTGGTAA
- the ppdK gene encoding pyruvate, phosphate dikinase, translating into MTTATATKYVFSFGDGKADGGATMKNELGGKGANLAEMTSIGLPVPAGFTISTGVCTYYYDNGETYPEQLRDDVAAALEKIEKAMGAKFGCTENPLLLSCRSGARESMPGMMDTVLNIGLNDTTVAALAKKSGNEQFAWDSYRRFVQMYGDVVLEMKTLDKKEIDPFEHLLEAKKEAEGVEFDSGLSAAGLKELVKEFKAAIKERTGNDFPDEPLDQLWGAIGAVFSSWMNDRAMVYRRQYGIPHEWGTAVNVQAMVFGNLSEDSASGVGLTRDCSLGDPGFRGDYLINAQGEDVVAGIRSTKRVEESLHDDMPEAFDRLNEIGKILEKHYKDVQDIEFTVQHGKVWMLQTRNAKRTGFAAVRIAVDLVNEGLIDPKEALNPRRIPADDLNQLLQPIFDPDAKAAADAEGRLLTKGINAGPGATYGKICFHAEDAEAQYNADNDVQLILVRRETSPEDLRGMQAAKGILTAFGGASSHAALVSRQMGKVCIVGATELDIDYQAGTMSVGDKTFNEGDYISIDGFTGEVFEGSVTTKPSEVLDVVIHKAGDPEKSETYKRYAQLMEWVDEHRTLNVRTNADSPDQAAEAIAFGAEGIGLCRTEHMFFHHVDEIREMILAETKEVRQKAIDKLLPYQRSDFEGLFRAMEGRPVTVRLLDPPLHEFLSERHLEEDPALAGQLAKMTGKSEEEIHRRVEGLHESNPMLGHRGCRLGIVYPEITAMQARAIMEAACAVKKEGIDVHPEIMIPLVGFLAEFKDQEKIVRAQAEAVMAETGQKVEYLVGTMIEVPRAAVCADQIATGAEFFSFGTNDLTQTALGISRDDYGGFIGYYREHDIVPNDPFQTIDFDGVGGLMKIGVEGGRSSRKDLKIGICGEHGGDPASVKFCHSIGLNYVSCSPFRVPIARLAAAQAAVSQG; encoded by the coding sequence ATGACGACTGCAACAGCGACGAAATACGTGTTTTCGTTTGGTGACGGTAAAGCCGATGGCGGCGCCACCATGAAAAATGAGTTGGGTGGCAAAGGTGCCAACTTGGCCGAAATGACCAGCATCGGTCTGCCGGTTCCGGCTGGATTCACAATCTCGACCGGTGTCTGTACTTACTACTACGACAACGGCGAAACCTATCCCGAACAACTGCGCGATGATGTGGCTGCTGCTCTGGAGAAAATTGAAAAAGCCATGGGGGCCAAATTCGGCTGCACCGAAAATCCCTTGCTGCTTTCCTGCCGTAGTGGTGCCCGCGAATCGATGCCGGGCATGATGGACACGGTGCTCAATATCGGACTGAACGACACGACCGTTGCCGCCTTGGCCAAAAAGTCGGGCAACGAACAATTCGCCTGGGACAGCTATCGCCGCTTTGTGCAAATGTACGGCGACGTCGTCTTGGAAATGAAGACGCTGGACAAAAAGGAAATCGACCCGTTCGAACACCTGCTGGAAGCCAAAAAAGAGGCCGAAGGGGTCGAGTTTGATTCCGGTTTGAGCGCTGCGGGCTTGAAGGAATTGGTTAAGGAATTCAAAGCGGCCATCAAAGAGCGAACCGGAAACGACTTTCCGGATGAACCGCTCGACCAACTGTGGGGCGCCATCGGAGCTGTCTTCTCCAGTTGGATGAATGACCGGGCGATGGTCTATCGCCGCCAATACGGTATTCCGCACGAATGGGGCACAGCCGTCAACGTGCAGGCGATGGTGTTCGGTAACCTGAGCGAAGACAGCGCTTCGGGTGTCGGGCTGACCCGCGACTGCTCGCTGGGAGATCCTGGATTCCGCGGCGACTATCTGATCAACGCTCAAGGCGAAGACGTGGTGGCTGGAATCCGGTCGACCAAACGGGTCGAAGAAAGCCTGCACGACGATATGCCTGAGGCCTTTGACCGGTTGAACGAAATCGGCAAAATCCTCGAGAAACACTACAAAGACGTGCAGGACATCGAGTTCACCGTCCAACATGGCAAAGTCTGGATGCTGCAGACACGTAACGCCAAGCGGACCGGTTTTGCCGCTGTGCGGATCGCGGTCGACTTGGTGAATGAAGGCCTGATCGATCCGAAGGAAGCACTGAATCCGCGGCGGATTCCGGCCGACGACCTCAACCAACTGTTGCAGCCGATTTTCGATCCCGATGCCAAAGCAGCGGCAGACGCTGAAGGTCGCTTGCTGACCAAAGGCATCAACGCCGGTCCCGGTGCGACCTACGGCAAGATCTGCTTCCACGCCGAAGATGCGGAAGCCCAATACAATGCCGACAACGACGTGCAGTTGATTCTTGTCCGCCGCGAAACCAGCCCAGAAGACTTGCGGGGCATGCAAGCGGCCAAGGGCATTCTGACCGCCTTCGGGGGAGCCAGTTCCCACGCCGCACTGGTGAGCCGGCAAATGGGTAAGGTCTGCATCGTGGGTGCCACGGAATTGGACATCGACTACCAAGCTGGAACCATGTCGGTGGGAGACAAGACCTTCAATGAAGGGGACTACATCAGCATCGACGGATTCACCGGCGAAGTCTTCGAAGGGAGTGTCACGACCAAACCGAGCGAAGTCTTGGACGTGGTCATCCACAAGGCGGGTGACCCGGAAAAATCAGAGACCTACAAGCGATACGCTCAGTTGATGGAGTGGGTCGACGAGCACCGCACGTTGAATGTGCGCACCAACGCGGACAGCCCGGACCAAGCCGCCGAAGCGATTGCCTTCGGAGCCGAAGGAATTGGACTGTGCCGGACCGAGCACATGTTCTTCCACCATGTCGATGAAATCCGGGAGATGATTCTCGCCGAGACCAAGGAAGTCCGTCAAAAGGCGATCGACAAGTTGTTGCCATACCAACGCAGCGACTTCGAGGGGCTGTTCCGGGCCATGGAAGGGCGGCCGGTGACGGTTCGCTTGCTCGATCCGCCGCTGCACGAATTCCTCTCAGAGCGGCATTTGGAAGAAGACCCGGCCTTGGCTGGACAATTGGCCAAGATGACCGGCAAATCCGAAGAAGAGATCCACCGCCGCGTCGAAGGGCTGCATGAGTCGAACCCGATGCTGGGTCACCGGGGATGCCGCCTGGGCATCGTTTACCCGGAAATCACAGCCATGCAAGCACGTGCCATCATGGAAGCCGCCTGTGCGGTGAAAAAAGAAGGCATTGACGTCCATCCGGAAATCATGATTCCGCTCGTCGGATTCTTGGCCGAATTCAAGGACCAAGAGAAGATCGTGCGGGCACAAGCCGAAGCCGTGATGGCCGAAACCGGCCAAAAGGTCGAATACCTGGTTGGAACGATGATCGAAGTCCCACGAGCCGCCGTCTGTGCCGATCAAATCGCCACAGGTGCGGAATTCTTCAGCTTCGGAACCAACGACCTGACGCAGACCGCCCTGGGAATCAGCCGGGACGACTACGGCGGATTTATTGGCTACTACCGCGAACACGACATTGTCCCCAACGATCCGTTCCAGACGATCGACTTCGACGGTGTGGGGGGCTTGATGAAAATTGGTGTCGAAGGGGGCCGCAGCTCGCGCAAGGATCTCAAAATCGGGATTTGCGGCGAACATGGCGGCGACCCGGCCAGCGTCAAGTTCTGCCATAGTATCGGGTTGAACTACGTCAGCTGTTCGCCGTTCCGCGTGCCGATTGCCCGTTTGGCAGCGGCCCAAGCTGCGGTTTCGCAGGGGTGA